In Ignavibacteriales bacterium, a single window of DNA contains:
- a CDS encoding carbohydrate binding family 9 domain-containing protein — protein MIFQNIIFAGTSTKNIVASHTTESISIDGLLAEQSWSAAVQVSGFVQFDPDEGAIATEETSVRVLYDDDALYVGVFCFDSEPDLIVHQLTRRDRSVQADRFSVMLDSYYDHNTAFLFSGSVSGVKSDGVLSHDGLVYDVQWDAVWDFASNIFDHGWTAEFKIPYSALRFSNQDTEYVWGVNFRRYIARKKETDEWVMIPRAEVPQGTISSVSKMGNLSGIANIHPPLHIEVLPYHVSKGSFLNQPSPFSLRKDYDLNFGVDLKYGITNNFTLDVAINPDFGQVEVDKKVLNLTVFETEYPEKRPFFLEGSQIFSFGNGFDNKPLPLLYSRRIGKYPSQYINKYIFGADTLYPGYNSTYADKPEVTTILGAAKFSGRTDDGLVIGALTAVTDREEAVLENLDDKKFPSIMVEPRASYNAIRLWKNLWDCASSGSFGLMATSSLKENQSPSYTGGIDWNINFGDGVYGIDGYLAGSESKFYTDKNLSGSAGKIAVGKLRGENWFAFTGYDFATKNFNINDLGFYSKPREHGGYFQLSYKNDRAETPLWRYVLTVQSNYRWNWNGINTVKEFEIEPVFEFRNFWRLSLDYYHEMPSYEDENRGIIGLYKKPPGNKIFGILQTDSRKPISATLNCGFMKYNNGSQTLQSVVEATIRPLSWIEFVPGFTFMKTDREEAWVVGAYSGGYNLFGDRDVDYFDLSLKGTVTFTPNVSFQFFNQIMLAKWKYVNLKTLIAPDQLPLLPIDQQYSPEYFMKVFNANIVFRWEYLPGSTFFLVWTQGRQGYDGLYEQSVGRDFHDVFSLPMDNVILAKISYWWSF, from the coding sequence TTGATATTTCAAAATATAATCTTTGCAGGAACTTCAACAAAGAATATCGTAGCATCTCACACTACTGAATCAATTTCGATCGATGGTTTGCTGGCAGAACAATCATGGTCTGCGGCTGTGCAGGTTTCGGGATTTGTGCAATTCGACCCTGATGAAGGAGCTATAGCCACCGAAGAAACATCTGTTCGCGTCTTGTACGATGACGACGCGCTGTATGTAGGTGTGTTTTGTTTCGATTCAGAACCTGATTTGATAGTTCACCAATTGACGCGCCGTGACCGGAGCGTGCAGGCAGATAGATTTTCGGTGATGCTCGATTCGTATTATGATCATAATACCGCATTCTTGTTCAGCGGATCTGTATCGGGAGTGAAATCGGACGGTGTATTGTCTCACGATGGTTTGGTGTACGATGTTCAGTGGGATGCTGTATGGGATTTCGCGTCGAATATTTTCGATCATGGCTGGACGGCGGAATTTAAAATTCCTTACAGCGCTCTTCGATTTTCGAATCAGGATACAGAATATGTTTGGGGTGTAAATTTCCGTCGTTACATCGCCCGGAAGAAAGAAACAGATGAATGGGTGATGATTCCCCGGGCAGAAGTTCCGCAAGGTACCATATCATCTGTATCAAAAATGGGCAATCTATCAGGTATCGCAAACATTCATCCTCCGCTTCATATTGAAGTTCTTCCGTATCATGTTTCCAAAGGAAGTTTTTTGAATCAGCCATCTCCATTTTCATTGCGCAAAGATTATGATCTAAACTTTGGCGTCGATCTGAAATATGGAATAACGAACAATTTCACTCTCGATGTCGCCATAAATCCCGATTTCGGTCAGGTGGAAGTTGATAAAAAAGTATTAAACCTGACAGTCTTCGAAACGGAATATCCGGAAAAACGCCCTTTCTTCCTTGAGGGATCTCAAATATTTTCATTTGGAAATGGTTTCGATAACAAGCCGTTACCGTTGCTTTATTCGCGCCGCATCGGGAAATACCCGTCTCAATATATTAATAAATATATATTCGGTGCAGATACTTTATACCCCGGATACAACAGTACTTATGCTGACAAGCCGGAGGTAACAACAATTTTAGGCGCAGCTAAGTTTTCGGGCAGGACTGATGATGGTCTGGTAATTGGCGCGCTGACTGCCGTGACAGACCGTGAAGAAGCCGTTCTCGAAAATTTGGATGATAAAAAATTCCCGTCAATCATGGTTGAACCGAGAGCGAGTTATAACGCTATAAGACTTTGGAAGAATTTGTGGGATTGTGCCTCATCCGGATCTTTCGGTTTGATGGCAACAAGTTCATTGAAAGAAAACCAATCTCCATCGTACACCGGAGGAATTGATTGGAATATTAATTTCGGTGATGGGGTTTACGGTATCGACGGTTATCTCGCCGGATCAGAATCAAAATTCTATACCGATAAAAATTTGTCTGGGTCAGCCGGAAAAATAGCTGTCGGAAAATTGCGAGGTGAAAACTGGTTCGCATTCACCGGATACGATTTCGCCACAAAAAATTTTAACATCAATGATCTCGGTTTTTATTCCAAGCCGAGAGAACATGGGGGTTATTTCCAATTATCATATAAAAATGATAGAGCGGAAACGCCATTATGGCGCTATGTGCTTACTGTGCAATCTAATTACAGGTGGAACTGGAATGGCATCAACACAGTTAAAGAGTTTGAGATTGAACCTGTATTTGAGTTCAGAAATTTCTGGCGATTGAGTCTTGATTATTATCATGAGATGCCGTCGTACGAAGACGAGAACCGCGGGATAATCGGATTATATAAAAAACCTCCCGGCAATAAAATATTCGGGATATTGCAAACCGATTCACGTAAACCGATCAGCGCCACGCTGAACTGCGGGTTTATGAAATACAATAACGGTTCGCAAACGCTACAATCTGTAGTTGAAGCTACGATTCGCCCGCTAAGTTGGATAGAATTTGTTCCCGGCTTCACTTTCATGAAAACTGATAGAGAAGAGGCTTGGGTGGTTGGCGCTTATTCCGGCGGATATAATTTGTTCGGAGATCGGGATGTTGATTATTTTGATTTATCTTTGAAAGGCACAGTGACATTTACGCCGAATGTAAGCTTCCAGTTTTTCAATCAGATAATGCTCGCGAAATGGAAATATGTAAATTTAAAAACTTTAATCGCCCCCGATCAACTTCCGTTACTTCCAATTGATCAACAATATTCACCTGAATATTTCATGAAAGTTTTTAATGCCAATATAGTTTTCAGATGGGAGTATTTACCAGGGAGTACATTCTTCTTGGTTTGGACACAAGGTCGGCAGGGATACGATGGTTTATATGAACAATCTGTAGGGAGAGATTTCCATGATGTGTTCAGTTTACCGATGGATAATGTGATTCTTGCCAAGATTAGCTATTGGTGGAGTTTTTGA
- a CDS encoding RNA polymerase sigma factor yields the protein MKAADEQQLILRVREGDHEAFRLLVERYMKYAYNIAYGFVGDHDDAEDIAQESFVKVYEAIKSFRGDSAFNTWLYRIVTNLSLNRVRQKKISITNMSIVENSAVQTGDFLKVQHAEESRAIIEKALHELPTLQRAVVILRHINGLSTKQVGEILRCSEGTVKTHLHRGILKMRTKVEILKDELV from the coding sequence ATGAAAGCTGCAGATGAGCAGCAGTTAATCCTTCGGGTGCGAGAAGGAGACCATGAAGCGTTTCGCCTCCTGGTTGAACGATATATGAAATATGCCTATAACATTGCCTATGGATTTGTCGGTGATCATGATGATGCCGAAGATATTGCTCAGGAATCGTTTGTTAAAGTGTACGAGGCAATCAAATCGTTCCGAGGCGATTCTGCGTTTAACACGTGGCTTTATCGCATAGTTACCAATTTGTCGCTCAACCGTGTCCGACAAAAAAAGATTAGCATAACGAACATGAGCATTGTTGAAAATAGTGCGGTTCAAACTGGCGATTTCCTCAAGGTGCAGCATGCCGAGGAATCAAGAGCAATTATCGAGAAGGCGCTTCATGAACTTCCAACACTTCAGCGTGCCGTTGTAATTTTAAGGCATATTAATGGATTATCCACCAAACAGGTTGGCGAAATACTTCGCTGTTCCGAAGGTACTGTTAAAACTCATCTGCATCGCGGCATTCTTAAAATGAGAACAAAAGTTGAAATTCTAAAAGATGAACTGGTATGA
- a CDS encoding zf-HC2 domain-containing protein, with protein MIRHKKIQIQLYDYLQNALPESDRKIVENHLRSCEVCKRSVEDVKKVIDKFESVTAPADERNAEYWNNFAMSVERKIHTRRNKLIVSNIIDQLYSLFVINKKTTIAFSTAMILIFVVGLWYTNELRTIKSPAYRSSAENQDTILVEKRVGDYFRKSKTLLVGLTNLEVDQGQSLDLNTEQNISRELINESRNLRRQPIDIRSAELIGDMENLLVNFSEIGSRTNHPEFENIRQKIYRDNLLFKIRMAEFEFSEAMQSRLKIHPKNKIP; from the coding sequence ATGATCAGGCATAAGAAAATACAAATTCAATTGTATGATTATCTTCAAAATGCACTTCCGGAAAGTGATAGAAAAATTGTTGAAAATCATCTTCGGTCGTGCGAGGTATGTAAGCGTTCAGTTGAAGATGTGAAAAAAGTGATAGATAAATTTGAATCCGTTACCGCTCCCGCTGATGAAAGGAATGCAGAGTATTGGAATAATTTCGCCATGAGTGTGGAGAGGAAAATTCACACTCGCCGGAATAAATTGATCGTTTCAAATATTATCGATCAGCTATATTCTCTTTTTGTCATAAATAAAAAAACGACTATCGCGTTTTCCACAGCGATGATTTTAATATTTGTTGTTGGATTATGGTACACGAATGAATTACGAACGATAAAGAGTCCGGCGTATAGGAGTTCTGCTGAAAATCAAGACACAATTTTGGTGGAGAAACGTGTTGGAGATTATTTCAGGAAATCGAAAACATTGCTGGTAGGATTAACTAACCTTGAAGTGGATCAAGGGCAATCACTTGATCTCAATACCGAGCAAAATATTTCCAGGGAATTGATTAACGAATCGAGAAATCTTCGTCGGCAGCCGATAGATATCCGGTCGGCGGAATTGATCGGAGATATGGAAAATCTGCTTGTAAATTTTTCGGAAATCGGTTCACGGACAAACCATCCTGAGTTTGAAAATATCCGCCAAAAAATTTATCGCGACAATTTGTTATTCAAAATTAGAATGGCAGAGTTTGAATTCAGTGAAGCGATGCAATCACGTTTAAAGATTCACCCGAAGAACAAAATTCCATGA